One Deltaproteobacteria bacterium genomic region harbors:
- the pncA gene encoding bifunctional nicotinamidase/pyrazinamidase: MKALLLVDIQNDFLAGGALAVRRGDEVVPVANRVQARFDLVVATQDWHPSGHGSFASRYPGRKPGELSELGGLPQVLWPDHCVQGSLGAAFAPGLAMNRVETIFRKGTDPGIDSYSGFFDNGHRKSTGLGDYLKGRGAADVYVLGLATDYCVKFTALDARQLGFRTFLVEDGSRGVELAPGDVARAIADMRAAGVQVVRSSDLR; encoded by the coding sequence GTGAAAGCGCTCCTCCTCGTCGACATCCAAAACGACTTCCTGGCCGGCGGCGCGCTCGCTGTCCGCCGTGGCGACGAAGTGGTTCCCGTGGCCAACCGGGTGCAGGCGCGCTTCGATCTGGTCGTCGCGACGCAGGACTGGCATCCGTCGGGTCATGGCAGTTTCGCCTCGCGGTATCCCGGGCGGAAACCGGGCGAATTGTCCGAGCTGGGCGGCCTCCCGCAGGTCCTCTGGCCCGATCACTGCGTGCAAGGCTCACTGGGTGCCGCGTTCGCGCCGGGCCTGGCGATGAACCGCGTGGAGACGATCTTCCGCAAGGGGACCGATCCAGGCATCGACAGCTACAGCGGCTTCTTCGACAACGGCCACCGCAAGTCGACCGGGCTCGGCGACTACCTGAAAGGGCGCGGAGCCGCCGACGTCTACGTGCTCGGCCTCGCGACGGACTACTGCGTGAAGTTCACCGCGCTCGATGCACGCCAGCTCGGCTTCCGCACCTTCCTCGTCGAAGATGGCAGCCGCGGCGTCGAGCTCGCACCGGGCGACGTCGCGCGCGCCATCGCCGACATGCGGGCGGCCGGCGTGCAGGTGGTCCGCAGCAGCGACCTGCGGTGA